The following coding sequences lie in one Spinacia oleracea cultivar Varoflay chromosome 1, BTI_SOV_V1, whole genome shotgun sequence genomic window:
- the LOC130469483 gene encoding uncharacterized protein: protein MTNNNDLAVVFRLLAEKLAQERTERPDSAGDMFERLAKFKPPYFEGQADPTFIENWIREFEKLFWVVNCPENMKVGQAVLYLKDEADLWWKENGTRLSVVEGFNWDSFVVAMREKFYPPFITKRKAQEFINLGMGSMTMAEYYSKFIALSEFAPEVVATEEIKAQRFEQGLTDEIQLGLGGETFTSLDNVYERTAHIYGLQSIRDEKNVVGEKRKEFNVRENQGNFKRNMNENRNENGNGNFRGGNSQGHNNKSKSERVYHCKKCNNNHPGKDCKGKLVNCHYCQKRGHREFECFTKHRKEQNSNGGGNQVRFNQSGGQNSKPGGAQNNQENYNKPTNDNNQNKTPGKPFMMTRNEAERSADVVHGTFFFFY, encoded by the coding sequence atgaccaacaataatgacctagctgttgtttttcgcctcttggcggaaaaactagcccaggaaagaactgagcgccccgattctgcaggggacatgtttgaaaggcttgcgaaatTTAAGCCACCATATTTCGAGGGGCAAGCAGACCCGACCTTCatagaaaactggattagggagtttgaaaaactattttgggtggtaaactgtcctgaaaatatgaaagtaggtcaagctgtcctttacctaaaagatgaggccgatctatggtggaaagagaatggaactaggctaagtgttgttgaaggatttaattgggactcatttgttgttgcgatgagggaaaagttttatcctcctttcataacaaaacgaaaagcgcaggaattcataaaccttgggatggggagtatgaccatggctgaatattatagcaaatttatagcgctgtcggagtttgcacctgaggttgtagccacagaagaaataaaggctcagaggtttgagcaagggttgaccgatgagatccagttgggattaggtggagaaacctttacatctttagataatgtgtatgAGAGAACCGCTCATATTTACGGTTTACAGTCCATAAGGGacgagaaaaatgttgttggggagaaaagaaaagagtttaatgtccgggaaaaccaagggaatttcaagaggaatatgaatgagaataggaatgaaaatggaaatggaaattttcgaggaggaaacagtcaggggcacaacaataagagtaaatccgagagagtgtatcactgcaagaagtgcaacaataaccaccctgggaaggactgtAAAGGAAAATTGGTGAATTGCCACTATTGTCAAAAAAGGGGGCatagagagtttgagtgcttcactaagcacaggaaggaacaaaatagtaatggaggtgggaaccaagtgaggtttaaccagtctggaggccaaaattcaaagcctggaggggcacaaaacaatcaagagaactataataagcctacAAATGATAACAACCAGAATAAGACTCCGGGCAAACCGTTCATGATgactagaaatgaagctgaacgttctgcagacgtagttcatggtacctttttttttttttattaa